Proteins encoded within one genomic window of Setaria italica strain Yugu1 chromosome IV, Setaria_italica_v2.0, whole genome shotgun sequence:
- the LOC101770831 gene encoding 7-deoxyloganetin glucosyltransferase has product MERRAHAMLFPFPCSGHINPTLKLAELLHSRGVYVTFVNTEHNHERLLRTAGGLRGREGFRFESVPDGLSEEDRRSPDHTVKLYLSLRRSCGAPLAALARGLIGEREGVPPVTCVVLSGLVSFALDAAEEAGVPAFVLWGTSACGFVCTLRLRQLRQRGYTPLKDESYLTNGYLDTPIDWIAGIPPVRLGDVSSFVRTLDPQCFALRVEEDEANSCARARGLILNTFEDLEPDVLDALRAEFPRVYTIGPLAAAMHSAQGHGHGAAGLSLWEEDAACVAWLDAQAPGSVLYVSFGSLAVLSLDQLEELAWGLAATGRPFLWAVRPGLVAGDRGADALPEDFLAATRGRCFIAEWCAQEQVLRHPAVGGFLTHSGWNSTTESILSGVPMVCWPGFADQYINSRYTCGDWGIGLRLDEALRREQVAAHVEELMGDTGRAREMRRNAARWKAAAEAATAPGGSSYESLRRLVEELRVGDADADAWTAGDP; this is encoded by the exons ATGGAGAGGAGGGCGCACGCGATGCTGTTCCCGTTCCCGTGCTCGGGGCACATCAACCCGACGCTGAAGCTGGCGGAGCTGCTGCACTCGCGCGGGGTGTACGTGACCTTCGTCAACACGGAGCACAACCACGAGCGGCTGCTGCGGACGGCGGGCGGGCTGCGGGGGCGGGAGGGGTTCCGGTTCGAGTCGGTGCCCGACGGCCTGTCGGAGGAGGACCGCCGGAGCCCCGACCATACAGTGAAGCTGTACCTGTCCCTGCGGCGGAGCTGCGGCGCGCCgctggcggcgctggcgcggggGCTCATCGGGGAGCGGGAGGGCGTCCCGCCCGTCACCTGCGTCGTGCTCAGCGGCCTCGTCAGCTTcgcgctcgacgccgccgaggaggccggcgtCCCGGCGTTCGTGCTGTGGGGCACCAGCGCATGCGGCTTCGTCTGCACGCTCCGGCTACGCCAGCTCCGGCAGCGGGGATACACGCCGCTCAAAG ACGAGAGCTACTTGACGAACGGGTACCTTGACACGCCCATCGACTGGATCGCCGGGATCCCGCCGGTGCGGCTGGGCGACGTCTCCAGCTTCGTCCGGACGCTGGACCCGCAATGCTTCGCGCTGCGCgtggaggaagacgaagccaaCAGCTGCGCCCGGGCGCGGGGCCTCATCCTCAACACGTTCGAGGACCTCGAGCCCGACGTGCTCGACGCGCTCCGGGCCGAGTTCCCGCGGGTGTACACCATCGGgcccctggccgccgccatgCACTCCGCGCAGGGCCATGGCCACGGCGCGGCGGGGCTGAGCCTgtgggaggaggacgcggcgtGCGTGGCGTGGCTGGACGCGCAGGCGCCCGGGTCGGTCCTGTACGTCAGCTTCGGGTCCCTGGCCGTGCTGTCGCTGGACCAGCTCGAGGAGCTCGCGTGGGGGCTCGCCGCCACCGGGCGCCCGTTCCTCTGGGCCGTCCGCCCGGGACTCGTCGCCGGTGACCGCGGCGCCGACGCGCTCCCGGAGGACTTcctggcggcgacgaggggccgGTGCTTCATCGCCGAGTGGTGCGCGCAGGAGCAGGTGCTCCGGCACCCCGCCGTGGGCGGGTTCCTGACGCACAGCGGGTGGAACTCGACGACGGAGAGCATCCTGTCGGGGGTGCCCATGGTGTGCTGGCCCGGGTTCGCCGACCAGTACATCAACTCCCGGTACACGTGCGGGGACTGGGGCATCGGGCTCCGCCTCGACGAGGCGCTGCGGCGGGAGCAGGTCGCGGCACACGTCGAGGAGCTGATGGGGGACACGGGGAGGGCCAGGGAGATGAGGCGCAACGCGGCGAGGTGGAAggccgcggccgaggcggccACGGCGCCCGGCGGGTCGTCGTACGAGAGCCTCCGCAGGCTGGTCGAGGAGCTCCGGGTGGGCGACGCGGACGCGGACGCTTGGACGGCCGGTGACCCATGA
- the LOC101770417 gene encoding protein EXORDIUM-like 1, which translates to MASCNLFDARTLLTVALVMASLPEFSLGARRLPDRLAETTALGDGISYHGGAVLRGEIPVSIVWYGQFKPSQKAIVVDFLLSLTSVPANATPSAAQWWRTIDRAYLSNATTNATRVVLAGQVADEQYSLGKSLTLVEVFQLAAALVPGAGALVLVLTDPGVSVEGFCSARCGLHGSDDAGAGYAYVWVGNAESQCPGQCAWPFAEPAYGPRGQPPLTPPNGDVGVDGMVLTLASTVAGAVTNPLGDGYYEGARDAALEACTACAGKFGSGAYPGYPGKVLLDETTGGSYNAVGANGRKYLLPAVFDPATSACSTLV; encoded by the coding sequence ATGGCTTCTTGCAACCTGTTCGATGCAAGGACGCTACTGACGGTGGCACTGGTCATGGCAAGCCTGCCCGAGTTCTCTCTCGGCGCGCGGCGGCTGCCGGATCGGCTGGCGGAGACCACCGCGCTCGGCGACGGCATCTCGTaccacggcggcgccgtgctCCGCGGCGAAATCCCGGTCTCCATCGTCTGGTACGGGCAGTTCAAGCCGTCGCAGAAGGCCAtcgtcgtcgacttcctcctctccctcacgTCCGTCCCCGCCAACgcgacgccgtcggcggcgcaATGGTGGCGCACCATCGACAGGGCGTACCTATCCAACGCGACGACGAACGCCACGCgcgtcgtcctcgccggccaGGTCGCCGACGAGCAGTACTCGCTCGGCAAGTCCCTGACGCTGGTCGAGGTCTTCCAGCTCGCGGCCGCGCTGGTCCCCGGAGCCGGCGCTCTCGTGCTGGTGCTCACGGACCCGGGCGTGTCCGTCGAGGGCTTCTGCAGCGCGCGGTGCGGGCTCCACGGCTCCGACGACGCGGGCGCCGGGTACGCCTACGTCTGGGTGGGCAACGCCGAGTCGCAGTGCCCCGGGCAGTGCGCGTGGCCGTTCGCGGAGCCCGCGTACGGGCCGCGGGGCCAGCCGCCGCTCACCCCGCCCAACGGCGACGTCGGCGTGGACGGCATGGTGCTGACGCTCGCCAGCACGGTGGCCGGCGCCGTGACCAACCCGCTGGGCGACGGGTACTACGAGGGCGCCAGGGACGCCGCGCTGGAGGCCTGCACGGCGTGCGCCGGCAAGTTTGGGAGCGGCGCGTACCCCGGGTACCCCGGGAAGGTGCTCCTGGACGAGACGACCGGCGGCAGCTACAACGCCGTTGGCGCCAACGGACGGAAGTACCTGCTCCCGGCCGTCTTCGACCCGGCGACGTCCGCTTGCTCTACTTTGGTGTAG